A window of Sphingobium herbicidovorans contains these coding sequences:
- a CDS encoding Bax inhibitor-1/YccA family protein: protein MANWSDPRSGVAGFGGTTVARGEAFDAGLRSYMLSVYNYMASGVLLTGIVAMLFASSGLAAQILMGPGILKYVIMFAPLAFVMVLSFGINRLSTVTAQALYWAYAAVMGLSLSSILLVYTGTSVAQTFFATAAAFAGLSLWGYTTKKDLSGFGTFLIMGVVGLLVASLINLFMRSSAMDMVISFIGVLLFAGLTAYDTQKIKSIYVHVAGTEMVGKSVVMGALNLYLDFINMFLFLLRFMGNRD from the coding sequence ATGGCCAATTGGTCTGATCCCCGCTCGGGCGTAGCCGGCTTCGGCGGGACGACGGTAGCGCGTGGTGAGGCGTTCGACGCCGGTCTGCGCAGCTATATGCTGTCGGTTTACAATTATATGGCGAGCGGCGTGCTTCTGACCGGCATTGTCGCGATGCTGTTTGCCTCGAGTGGGCTGGCCGCTCAAATATTGATGGGCCCCGGCATTCTGAAATATGTCATCATGTTCGCGCCGCTGGCCTTTGTCATGGTGCTGAGCTTTGGCATCAACCGGCTGTCGACGGTGACTGCGCAGGCGCTTTATTGGGCTTACGCGGCGGTGATGGGGCTTTCGCTCTCATCCATCCTGCTGGTTTATACCGGAACCTCTGTCGCGCAGACCTTCTTCGCAACGGCGGCGGCTTTCGCTGGCCTTAGCCTGTGGGGATACACCACGAAAAAGGATCTGTCGGGCTTTGGCACCTTCCTGATCATGGGTGTGGTTGGCCTGTTGGTTGCCTCGCTCATCAACCTTTTCATGCGCTCCAGCGCGATGGATATGGTGATCAGCTTCATCGGTGTGCTGCTGTTTGCGGGCCTGACCGCCTATGACACGCAGAAGATCAAGAGCATCTATGTCCATGTCGCGGGCACGGAGATGGTTGGCAAGTCGGTGGTGATGGGGGCGCTGAACCTCTATCTCGACTTCATCAACATGTTCCTGTTCCTGCTGCGCTTCATGGGCAATCGCGATTGA
- a CDS encoding glutathione S-transferase family protein, producing MPADITLYTNPMSRGQIARWMLEEVGQPYETVVLDYSDGMKSADYLAINPMGKVPAIVHRGKVVTEAAAICAYLADAFPDARLAPAVSDRSDYYRWLFFAAGPVEAAVTNKALGFVVPEGRDRMAGYGTFDHSIDALERAVSVPAWICGDQFTAADVYVGAQVDWGLTFGTMPSRPAFEAYADRLRERPAYKRQKEMDGALIAQMKRAE from the coding sequence ATGCCCGCAGACATCACTCTTTACACCAACCCCATGTCGCGCGGACAGATCGCCCGCTGGATGCTGGAGGAAGTCGGTCAGCCCTATGAGACGGTGGTGCTGGATTACAGCGACGGCATGAAATCCGCCGACTATCTGGCGATCAATCCAATGGGCAAAGTCCCGGCAATCGTTCATCGCGGCAAGGTCGTCACCGAAGCAGCCGCGATATGCGCCTATCTCGCGGACGCTTTCCCCGATGCCCGACTGGCTCCAGCCGTCAGCGATAGATCCGACTATTACCGCTGGCTCTTTTTCGCCGCGGGGCCCGTGGAAGCAGCTGTCACCAACAAGGCTTTGGGCTTCGTCGTGCCCGAGGGGCGCGATCGCATGGCGGGCTATGGGACATTCGATCATAGCATCGACGCACTGGAACGCGCGGTTTCAGTACCGGCATGGATTTGCGGCGATCAGTTCACGGCGGCCGATGTCTATGTCGGCGCACAGGTGGATTGGGGCCTGACCTTCGGCACCATGCCATCGCGACCGGCTTTCGAAGCCTATGCCGACCGCCTGCGCGAACGCCCCGCTTACAAGCGGCAAAAGGAAATGGATGGCGCGCTGATCGCCCAGATGAAAAGGGCCGAATGA